From the genome of Eublepharis macularius isolate TG4126 chromosome 4, MPM_Emac_v1.0, whole genome shotgun sequence:
CACTGGTTTGACCCATTGGTGAGCAGGAAAAAGGTCCTAGCAGCCCATCAGCTAAATTCCCACAGGCCCCACTTTGTGAAGCACTGGGCTGTGAGAGGAAGTGAATTTCATGGTCATACAGAGTTTGTCTAAACAGTTTGgtacagtcttcaaaggcagttcAAGTCCCATCCTTTTCTCAGGCAAACCCAGAGAGCTCTGAGGAATGTTACTGACTTCTTTCTCTCAAAGGATGAGAAGGATCAAAGAGGAAGAGGCTGGCACAGGGATCTAGAGCTGGTACAAAGGGGGGGGACTTTCAGAGGGGCTGTGtgattaaataaaaatgttgcttggagttaaaaacaaatatagtttaaaattatttatttacttacattatttatagtccatttttttcactgagagtcaaggcagattacacattggGAGTCAATTCAGCTAGTTCCAAAGGCACTTCAATAAAGAATGTAATAGAGGGTAAATAAATGGAAATTTGCAAAGCTTCAAAGCTAGCAAGAAtgtaatacagagctgaagaaatgctaaaacaacataagaaattctaagactgacgtcgttgttgttactactgctgctgctagtccacttttctcactgtgaTCCGAAGTTGGATTACACAGGGCAAGTGAAATTACAATATAATCAACtgttaggacattcactgagcaaagtacaataaggaactacagctggctgcagcagtctcTTGGGAGGCGAGGTGTGGGGAATATCATCTCCTGGTCACCTCTTTCTTGGGTGCTTCTCTCATCTCCACTTTTCTCCCACTATGACCACCACGACCACCTTCAAGGGGATGGACCCCAGTGGCCAGAGCAGCTCCAGAGTTTTTtgccctccaggtggtggttccAATTTCTCTTTGGGATTTGATGAACCAAAAGACCAACCAGTGCGAAATAACAGGCTGGCATCCAATATCTTTGGGACTGCAGAAGAGAATCCACCTTCCTAGGCTAGTCAACAGCAGCCAAGTCCAGTGATGTCAGTGAAAGTTCTGAAGCACCTGGATCCCAAAGAAGAAAATCTTCTGATGCAAACTGTGGAGACTATGTAGATCCAAAGTGCGGAGAAGTCAAGGTTCCTGAAAACACCGAGGCTGAAATAGAAACTGCTTCAGGCCTGGGTGAAGAAAAGCCCCTGCCGGCTGCACCTGTTCCTAGCCCAGTAGCCCCTGCACCTTATGGGAGAAATCCACCTGGTGGGAAGTCCAGCCTAGACCTTGGCTAAACTTCATCCTCTTTGCTCCTCACTACTTGGAACTCATGTCtgtcatcttttttctttttccttccatACTTGCGAACTGCACAACTTGAGCCTGACTGTACATCTCAAAACTATCATTAAAGGAAGCACTTTATGTACTTCgtttttaaaggttaaaataataataataagtaaggAACTACAGTTAAACAACATaaattatatacatataaatTATAGATGTATATATTATAAATgtataaactatccagtaggatcatacttacaacaaCTAATAGTATACCGTaataaagtctatggttcctaccTACACCTTtatttatgcatctctttgagaccacttccttacagtacagccttcctaacTGAGTACAAAGCCCTCTTGAATGACTtagttttgcactgtttgcagaaagccaggagaacagGAGCTTTCCTGGACCTGTTCTAAggcaggagccaccacagagaatgcatgtgtacaggcagctgttgattttgcccatgtgcaaagtggcacctgcagaagaccctgctcagatgagcaaagctgcagtgGCAGTACATAGGGAGAGAAGTAGTTCTGTAGATATGCTGGACTAAGgcaatgaagagctttgtatgtgataaccaacacCGTGAATTGAGCCAGTGGAGTAACTCCtgaatgggagtaaaattcatgctcctcctagcttccaataataaatgagctgcaagttctgcaccaactggagtctccaagttaacttaagaggggagacctatgtatagtgcattacagtagtcaagtctcgatgttactatggcatggatccaggtggccgtATTGGCCATGTCCAGGTAGAGGGCCATCCTCCAGGCTCAACTGaggttgcagaaagcattttttacagctgccttaacttgctttactAGCAGTAGCACCAGATCCAGTATAATGccttggctcttaactgagtgtgcAAGGGTCAGGCCAACTCAGGCACAAGTggaaagtacaatgtccttcaagtcacgaaagctcataccctatcacaaattttgttgcttttatgggtgctactggactcttgctctcttctactgctacagacagatgagGACACATTATCAACAGACAAATGCCTAACAGGCTTTCCATTTCTAGGTAACCAcagttcttctttgcctctttgtTAATTCAACATCTGGGCTGCACAAGAGTTAGGCAGGCTTTGCTTGTACCAACTGGAAGCAAGGCAGAAGAGATGGGGGGATAGAGGCAGACCAGTGTGATTCTGACCCTCGTTGAGGCCACACTACCCTTGTCCCACCTTGACCTTCCCTGCAGCAGGCAACCCTCAAGGTCTCAGactggagagggaaaggagtaGCACCAAATGATTCCTGCTCCTTTCCATACCCTCTACTCTTACAGGCTTGCCTGAGTGGGGATAAGTCATCCTCCTTTACCTGCTGCAGATCCTCCTTAAACAGGCTATCCTTATGATCCCCTCCTACGGctggctcctcccctccaccttCCATCCAACCAAGAAGTGTCCTGGAGCCCACAGCTGCAGCCACCTCCCGCATCGTTTCCTCACCTGCCCAAGGCTTCAGCATCCTGGCTGGGATGGGGTAGCTGGCAGCACTTGCTTCAGCTGAGGTGAGTTCTCTGCCTGCTAGTCTAGGATGAGTCCTGACACCAGACAGGAGCCAAGCACAG
Proteins encoded in this window:
- the LOC129327300 gene encoding LOW QUALITY PROTEIN: jupiter microtubule associated homolog 1-like (The sequence of the model RefSeq protein was modified relative to this genomic sequence to represent the inferred CDS: inserted 1 base in 1 codon; substituted 1 base at 1 genomic stop codon), whose amino-acid sequence is MTTTTTFKGMDPSGQSSSRVFCPPGGGSNFSLGFDEPKDQPVRNNRLASNIFGTAEENPPSXAXSTAAKSSDVSESSEAPGSQRRKSSDANCGDYVDPKCGEVKVPENTEAEIETASGLGEEKPLPAAPVPSPVAPAPYGRNPPGGKSSLDLG